A stretch of Pseudomonas sp. 7SR1 DNA encodes these proteins:
- a CDS encoding MFS transporter, with the protein MVDARSPRHTRKPATVALLLTLTLLGVFPIDVVLPSFPALSEHFQRSSSDIALSVSLFAVGIALSQLLVGPLSDALGRKALLLVGITVAAIGATGCVIADDYGLFLFSRVVQALGCGCFVLSQALIQDLFTGQEQQRLRIFLVTCGGVFISVSPLAGTGLQAWMGWQGSFLVFIALAIAVFTGACLLLPSSAATSHPQRLSFISAYRKVCGDFSFMAYWLTSALAFSCHFSFIVISPLVFIDQLGLSPEAFSLALLGYGLAYIGGGALATVLSNRIDSQTQIFTGLGLILTAGVMMLGLSSHLGLSITTLLLPMIVCTAGTTIARAAAHTRAMNRFPEQAGTSASAGSVLIFVVGGLTSAVISLTPLGLQTTLALCLVLLSLLGLALNGLIRHRHRGLLTG; encoded by the coding sequence ATGGTTGACGCCAGGTCCCCACGCCACACCCGCAAGCCAGCCACTGTGGCTCTATTGCTCACACTGACCCTGCTGGGCGTGTTTCCCATCGATGTGGTACTGCCCTCGTTCCCTGCGCTGTCGGAGCACTTCCAGCGTTCGTCCTCGGACATCGCCCTGTCCGTCAGCCTGTTCGCGGTGGGCATCGCCCTCTCGCAACTGCTGGTGGGTCCTCTCTCCGACGCCCTGGGCCGAAAGGCCCTGTTACTGGTCGGCATCACGGTCGCGGCCATTGGCGCAACCGGGTGCGTCATCGCTGACGACTACGGGCTCTTTCTGTTTTCCCGAGTCGTCCAGGCATTGGGGTGCGGTTGTTTCGTCCTCTCCCAGGCCTTGATCCAGGATCTCTTTACCGGGCAGGAACAGCAACGATTGCGCATATTCCTGGTGACCTGCGGCGGTGTCTTCATTTCCGTATCCCCGCTGGCTGGCACCGGGTTGCAAGCCTGGATGGGCTGGCAGGGCAGCTTCCTGGTGTTCATCGCCCTGGCAATAGCGGTATTTACAGGCGCTTGCCTTTTGCTGCCGTCTTCTGCGGCAACCTCCCATCCGCAGCGCCTGAGCTTTATCAGCGCCTATCGAAAAGTCTGCGGCGACTTCAGCTTCATGGCCTATTGGCTGACTTCTGCGTTGGCCTTTTCCTGCCACTTTTCCTTCATCGTCATCTCGCCACTGGTCTTCATCGACCAATTGGGGCTGTCACCCGAGGCGTTTTCACTGGCCCTGCTGGGCTACGGGCTGGCCTATATCGGCGGCGGAGCGCTGGCGACGGTATTGAGCAACCGAATCGACTCCCAGACGCAAATCTTCACTGGCCTGGGCCTGATCCTGACGGCAGGGGTGATGATGCTCGGGCTCTCCAGCCACCTGGGCCTGTCGATCACCACCCTCTTGCTGCCCATGATCGTCTGCACTGCCGGAACCACCATTGCCCGGGCGGCGGCCCACACCCGGGCGATGAACCGGTTTCCCGAGCAGGCGGGTACGTCGGCCTCGGCCGGCAGCGTGTTGATCTTCGTCGTCGGCGGACTGACCAGTGCCGTGATCAGCCTCACCCCGCTGGGCCTGCAAACCACCCTGGCCCTGTGCCTGGTACTGCTCAGCCTCCTGGGGCTGGCACTCAATGGGCTGATCCGGCATCGCCACAGGGGGTTGCTGACCGGTTGA
- a CDS encoding diiron oxygenase, with the protein MTNISFGQSPRYTLGDWDNKAAVRTRRDHYRLPDDLEQQLSSRDWFPPAFIPYVEHPLVRQAGRAVAQRLAANHLLYFLDYTTMLEHRVVNRSVETIIHGELAVPIPRRMKTAALQLYTDEGYHALFSNEVAEQIANLYGIDDRQPPRRINRLLSTIDAASPMDRPLAWLLLGFVSETIIARELLAITRNTLVCTVYRMLRNHLEDEARHSRYFSEVFQYLWSVLDSTQRDLAAGMLLHIIGLYFEPDDSWLLRSLASVGFDNQSSRQIVSGLLLPGAHARRVRCGAVSTFAAMSDAGFFDNGHYRQLFSQAGFIDG; encoded by the coding sequence ATGACCAACATTTCCTTTGGGCAGTCGCCCCGCTACACCCTTGGCGATTGGGACAACAAGGCCGCAGTGCGTACCCGCAGGGACCACTATCGATTGCCCGACGACCTGGAGCAGCAGCTTTCCAGCCGGGACTGGTTTCCACCGGCCTTCATCCCCTATGTCGAACATCCGCTGGTCCGCCAGGCAGGCCGCGCCGTTGCCCAGCGCCTGGCTGCCAACCACCTCCTGTATTTCCTCGACTACACCACGATGCTCGAACACCGGGTCGTCAATCGCTCGGTAGAAACCATCATCCATGGCGAACTGGCCGTACCGATCCCCCGAAGAATGAAAACCGCGGCCCTGCAGCTCTACACCGATGAGGGCTACCACGCGCTTTTTTCCAACGAAGTGGCCGAGCAGATCGCGAACCTCTATGGCATCGACGACCGCCAGCCGCCCAGGCGCATCAACCGTTTGCTGAGCACGATCGACGCCGCTTCGCCGATGGATCGCCCCCTGGCCTGGCTGCTGCTGGGGTTCGTTTCCGAAACCATCATTGCCCGGGAACTGCTCGCCATCACCCGCAACACCCTGGTCTGCACGGTGTACCGGATGCTCAGGAACCACCTCGAGGACGAGGCACGGCACAGTCGCTACTTCAGCGAGGTGTTCCAGTACCTGTGGTCCGTCCTCGATTCCACGCAGCGCGACCTCGCCGCCGGGATGCTGCTGCATATCATCGGGCTCTATTTCGAGCCCGATGACTCCTGGCTGCTGCGCAGCCTCGCCAGTGTCGGCTTCGATAACCAAAGCTCGCGCCAGATCGTTTCCGGCCTCCTGCTGCCAGGCGCCCACGCCCGGCGTGTCCGTTGCGGTGCGGTGTCGACATTCGCGGCCATGAGCGACGCGGGCTTCTTCGACAACGGCCATTACCGGCAGCTGTTCAGCCAGGCGGGGTTTATCGATGGTTGA
- a CDS encoding SagB family peptide dehydrogenase encodes MHINPCLFILARPPHQVVWNYERHTQFELELRYSTRLAQLIQDPSTFDINYPIDADLLDAEILIKEARTPTKWEWDELSRIFHIGTKNIPCADIPQDVNEWAALYLQHCNEVLASPMPSARISNPQADRIALARPLLTDLQDASLIQTLVGRSTSRSFRDQPISIEQVSTLLYLSLGYLNERRDIHGAAGPESLGARRSSPSGGGLNACEGYLYVRDVTGLAPGLYAYLPDEHALSLTASLPEAPLGRLLCGQHFINPLPFGLFITSRFDKLWWKYAHSRAYRMAFVETGHVSQTFLMVATALGLDTWLTGALSDREVERLLGLEDSCEQPLFFVGCGHGDGQVHCKELTALIERQDAVS; translated from the coding sequence ATGCATATAAATCCGTGCCTGTTCATACTTGCCCGCCCGCCGCATCAGGTCGTTTGGAACTACGAGCGCCATACCCAGTTCGAACTGGAACTTCGCTACTCGACACGATTGGCGCAACTTATACAAGACCCATCCACGTTTGATATCAATTATCCCATTGACGCCGACCTGCTGGACGCAGAAATCCTTATCAAGGAAGCAAGAACCCCCACCAAATGGGAATGGGATGAGCTATCCAGAATATTTCATATCGGCACCAAGAACATTCCGTGCGCCGATATCCCCCAAGATGTAAATGAGTGGGCAGCTTTGTATCTGCAACACTGCAACGAGGTGCTCGCTTCACCCATGCCCTCAGCCAGGATCAGCAACCCTCAAGCCGACCGGATCGCCCTGGCCCGCCCCCTGCTCACCGACTTGCAGGACGCTTCGCTGATCCAAACCCTGGTCGGCCGCAGCACGTCCCGTTCATTTCGCGACCAGCCCATCTCGATCGAGCAGGTCAGCACACTGCTTTACCTGTCCCTGGGCTACCTGAACGAACGCCGGGACATCCATGGGGCAGCCGGCCCCGAATCACTGGGCGCAAGACGCAGCAGCCCGTCAGGCGGCGGCCTGAATGCCTGCGAAGGTTATCTTTACGTACGCGACGTGACAGGCCTCGCGCCAGGCCTCTACGCCTATCTTCCGGACGAACATGCCCTGAGCCTGACCGCCTCCCTGCCGGAGGCTCCCCTGGGTCGGCTGCTGTGCGGCCAGCATTTCATCAACCCTTTGCCGTTCGGGCTGTTCATCACCTCACGCTTCGACAAGCTCTGGTGGAAATACGCACACTCCCGCGCCTACCGCATGGCATTCGTCGAAACGGGCCACGTTTCCCAGACATTCCTGATGGTCGCCACGGCGCTCGGCCTCGATACCTGGTTGACCGGCGCGTTGAGCGATCGTGAGGTCGAACGGTTGCTGGGGCTTGAGGACTCCTGTGAGCAACCGCTGTTTTTTGTCGGCTGCGGCCATGGCGACGGGCAGGTGCATTGCAAAGAGCTGACAGCCCTGATCGAACGCCAGGACGCTGTGTCATGA
- a CDS encoding class I SAM-dependent rRNA methyltransferase, with product MSLPSLRLKANADRRLRAGHLWVYSNEIDVAATPLHGFKAGDQAILEAAGGKPLGVVAMSPNNLICARLLSRDAKLPLDKSLLVHRLNVALSLRERLFDKPFYRLVYGDSDLLPGLVVDRFGDILVVQIASATMEAHKDDVIAALTQVLKPSGILFKNDSAARDAEGLERYVETVFGLVPEWVALEENGVKFEAPVMEGQKTGWFYDHRMNRARLAPYAKGKRVLDLFSYIGGWGVQAAAFGASEVFCVDASSFALDGVERNAALNGFAEKLTCIEGDVFEALKELKASEERFDVIVADPPAFIKRKKDLKNGEGAYRRLNEQAMRLLTKDGILVSASCSMHLPEDDLQNILLTSARHLDRNIQLLERGGQGPDHPVHPAIAETRYIKSIICRLLPNS from the coding sequence ATGTCCCTGCCCAGCCTGCGCCTCAAAGCCAATGCCGACCGCCGCCTGCGCGCCGGTCATCTGTGGGTCTACAGTAACGAAATCGACGTGGCCGCCACCCCGCTGCACGGTTTCAAGGCCGGCGACCAGGCAATCCTCGAAGCCGCCGGTGGCAAGCCGCTGGGCGTGGTCGCGATGAGCCCGAACAACCTCATCTGCGCCCGGCTGCTGTCCCGCGACGCGAAGCTGCCGCTGGACAAATCCCTGCTGGTACACCGTCTGAACGTGGCGCTGTCGCTGCGTGAACGACTGTTCGACAAACCGTTCTATCGCCTGGTCTATGGCGATTCCGACCTGTTGCCAGGCCTGGTGGTCGACCGCTTCGGCGACATCCTGGTGGTGCAGATCGCATCTGCCACCATGGAAGCCCATAAGGACGATGTGATCGCCGCCCTGACCCAGGTGCTCAAGCCCAGCGGCATCCTGTTCAAGAACGATTCCGCCGCCCGCGATGCCGAAGGGCTGGAACGCTATGTCGAAACCGTGTTCGGCCTGGTGCCGGAATGGGTCGCCCTGGAAGAGAACGGCGTGAAGTTCGAAGCGCCGGTCATGGAAGGCCAGAAGACCGGCTGGTTCTACGATCACCGCATGAACCGTGCACGCCTGGCACCCTATGCCAAAGGCAAGCGCGTGCTCGACCTGTTCAGCTACATTGGCGGCTGGGGCGTGCAAGCCGCGGCATTCGGCGCCAGCGAAGTGTTTTGCGTGGACGCTTCGAGCTTTGCCCTCGACGGTGTCGAACGCAACGCAGCGTTGAATGGCTTCGCTGAAAAGCTGACCTGCATCGAAGGCGACGTGTTCGAAGCCCTCAAGGAGCTCAAGGCCAGCGAAGAACGTTTCGACGTGATCGTCGCCGACCCTCCGGCCTTCATCAAACGCAAGAAAGACCTGAAGAACGGCGAAGGCGCCTATCGTCGCCTCAACGAACAGGCCATGCGCCTGCTGACCAAGGACGGCATCCTGGTCAGTGCCTCGTGCTCGATGCACCTGCCCGAAGATGACCTGCAGAACATCCTGTTGACCAGTGCCCGTCATCTGGATCGCAACATCCAGTTGCTTGAACGCGGCGGCCAGGGACCCGACCACCCGGTGCATCCGGCCATTGCCGAAACCCGCTACATCAAGAGCATCATCTGCCGGCTGCTGCCTAACAGCTGA
- a CDS encoding HDOD domain-containing protein: MSKELSAEQIQQSLQGISVPPQPQIMVDLQMEQYMPDPDLETIAKLISQDPGLSGALLKIVNSPYYGLRNKITSIQRAVNLLGSRSIINLINAQSIKGELHDDTIVTLNRFWDTAQDVAMTCLTLAKRVGLENGDEAYALGLFHDCGVPLMLKQFPNYMSVLEQAYASASAESRVVDTENRLFNTNHAVVGYYTSKSWRLPDHVSQAIANHHNALAIFSDESSRNNSQLKNLLAILKMAEHICASYRVLGNQAEDHEWACVGDLVLDYIGLSEYDFQTQKQEIRDLATR; encoded by the coding sequence ATGTCCAAAGAGCTTTCCGCCGAACAGATCCAACAATCCCTGCAAGGCATCAGCGTCCCGCCCCAACCGCAGATCATGGTGGATCTGCAGATGGAGCAGTACATGCCTGACCCGGATCTGGAGACCATCGCCAAACTGATCTCCCAGGACCCCGGTCTGTCGGGAGCCTTGCTTAAAATCGTCAATTCGCCGTATTACGGCCTGCGCAACAAGATCACCTCGATCCAGCGCGCCGTGAACCTGCTGGGCAGCCGCTCGATCATCAACCTGATCAATGCGCAGTCGATCAAGGGCGAACTGCACGACGATACCATCGTCACCCTCAACCGATTCTGGGATACGGCCCAGGACGTGGCGATGACCTGCCTGACCCTGGCCAAGCGTGTCGGCCTGGAGAATGGCGACGAGGCCTATGCCCTGGGCCTGTTCCATGACTGCGGCGTGCCGCTGATGCTCAAGCAGTTCCCCAACTACATGAGCGTGCTGGAGCAGGCGTATGCCAGCGCCAGTGCCGAATCCCGGGTGGTGGACACTGAAAACCGCCTGTTCAATACCAATCACGCGGTGGTCGGTTACTACACGTCCAAGTCCTGGCGCCTGCCGGACCATGTCAGCCAGGCCATTGCCAACCACCACAACGCCCTGGCGATCTTCAGCGATGAATCCTCGCGCAACAACAGTCAGTTGAAGAACCTGCTGGCGATCCTGAAAATGGCCGAGCACATCTGCGCTTCCTATCGGGTACTGGGTAACCAGGCCGAGGACCACGAATGGGCCTGTGTCGGTGATCTGGTGCTCGATTACATCGGCCTGTCGGAATACGATTTCCAGACCCAGAAGCAGGAAATCCGCGATCTTGCCACCCGCTGA
- the mutM gene encoding bifunctional DNA-formamidopyrimidine glycosylase/DNA-(apurinic or apyrimidinic site) lyase, translating to MPELPEVETTRRGIAPHLEGQRVSRVIVRDRRLRWPIPEDLDVRLSGQRIVQVERRAKYLLINAEVGTLISHLGMSGNLRLVEVGMPAARHEHVDIELESGLALRYTDPRRFGAMLWSLDPLNHELLIRLGPEPLTDLFDGERLFQLSRGRSMAVKPFIMDNAVVVGVGNIYATEALFAAGIDPRREAGGISRARYLKLAIEIKRILAHAIERGGTTLRDFIGGDGQPGYFQQELFVYGRGGELCKVCGTGLREIRLGQRASVWCPRCQR from the coding sequence ATGCCAGAACTGCCCGAAGTCGAAACCACCCGCCGCGGAATTGCCCCGCACCTGGAAGGGCAGCGGGTCAGCCGCGTGATCGTGCGCGATCGTCGCCTGCGCTGGCCGATTCCGGAAGATCTGGATGTGCGGCTCTCGGGCCAGCGGATCGTGCAGGTGGAGCGGCGCGCCAAGTACCTGCTGATCAATGCCGAGGTGGGCACGTTGATCAGCCATCTGGGCATGTCCGGTAATCTGCGTCTGGTGGAAGTGGGCATGCCTGCCGCCAGGCATGAGCATGTGGATATCGAACTGGAGTCCGGCCTGGCCTTGCGCTACACCGATCCTCGGCGTTTCGGCGCGATGCTGTGGAGCCTCGACCCGCTCAACCATGAACTGCTGATTCGCCTCGGGCCGGAACCGTTGACCGATCTCTTCGACGGTGAGCGCCTGTTCCAGCTCTCCCGTGGGCGCTCCATGGCAGTCAAGCCGTTCATCATGGACAACGCCGTGGTGGTGGGCGTGGGCAATATCTATGCGACCGAAGCGCTGTTCGCCGCCGGGATCGACCCGCGTCGAGAGGCCGGGGGCATCTCCCGGGCGCGTTATCTGAAACTGGCGATCGAGATCAAACGCATCCTCGCCCATGCCATCGAACGCGGCGGTACCACGCTGCGTGACTTCATCGGTGGCGATGGCCAGCCCGGCTATTTCCAGCAGGAACTGTTCGTGTACGGCCGGGGTGGGGAGCTGTGCAAGGTCTGTGGAACCGGGCTGAGGGAAATCCGCCTGGGGCAGCGTGCGAGTGTCTGGTGCCCGCGCTGTCAGAGATGA
- a CDS encoding multidrug transporter — protein sequence MNLLRPVVLALLLSVGLPALANTGSGDPRYTIQNPPAYAMIGDLLIARPLLLAATVIGAGAFVVSLPFTALGGGVGDAGKALVVDPAKATFVRCLGCVGEGFESQD from the coding sequence ATGAATCTGCTTCGCCCCGTCGTTCTTGCGTTGCTGCTGAGTGTCGGTTTGCCTGCCCTGGCGAACACCGGCAGCGGTGATCCGCGCTACACCATCCAGAACCCGCCCGCCTACGCCATGATCGGCGACTTGCTGATCGCTCGCCCGCTGTTGCTCGCCGCCACAGTGATCGGCGCCGGGGCATTCGTGGTGTCGTTGCCCTTTACCGCGCTGGGCGGTGGGGTTGGCGATGCAGGAAAGGCATTGGTGGTAGACCCGGCGAAAGCCACGTTCGTGCGCTGCCTGGGCTGTGTCGGGGAGGGGTTCGAGAGTCAGGACTGA
- a CDS encoding YfhL family 4Fe-4S dicluster ferredoxin, giving the protein MSLIITDDCINCDVCEPECPNEAISQGEEIYVIDPNLCTQCVGHYDEPQCQQVCPVDCIPLDEAHPETEEQLMAKYRRITGKA; this is encoded by the coding sequence ATGTCCCTGATCATCACCGACGATTGCATCAACTGCGACGTCTGCGAACCCGAATGCCCGAATGAGGCCATCTCCCAAGGCGAAGAGATCTACGTCATCGATCCGAACCTGTGCACCCAATGCGTCGGCCATTACGACGAGCCCCAGTGCCAGCAGGTCTGCCCGGTGGATTGCATCCCGCTGGACGAAGCCCATCCGGAAACCGAAGAACAGTTGATGGCCAAGTACCGCAGGATCACCGGCAAGGCTTGA
- the coaD gene encoding pantetheine-phosphate adenylyltransferase: MNRVLYPGTFDPITKGHGDLVERASRLFDHVIIAVAASPKKNPLFSLEQRVELAREVTRHLPNVEVVGFSTLLAQFAKEKNANVFLRGLRAVSDFEYEFQLANMNRQLAPDVESLFLTPSERYSFISSTLVREIAALGGDISKFVHPVVADALTERFKK, translated from the coding sequence ATGAACCGAGTGTTGTACCCAGGTACCTTCGACCCGATTACCAAGGGCCATGGCGATCTGGTCGAACGCGCCTCGCGCCTGTTCGACCATGTGATCATTGCCGTCGCCGCCAGCCCGAAGAAAAACCCGCTGTTCTCCCTGGAGCAACGCGTGGAGCTGGCCCGCGAGGTGACCCGGCATCTGCCCAACGTGGAAGTGGTCGGTTTCTCGACGCTGCTGGCGCAATTTGCCAAGGAAAAGAATGCCAACGTGTTCCTGCGTGGCCTGCGGGCCGTCTCGGATTTCGAATACGAATTCCAGCTGGCCAACATGAACCGTCAGCTGGCACCTGACGTGGAAAGTCTTTTCCTGACACCCTCGGAGCGCTACTCCTTCATTTCATCGACCCTGGTGCGGGAAATCGCAGCCCTGGGCGGCGATATCAGCAAGTTCGTCCACCCGGTCGTGGCCGATGCGCTGACCGAGCGCTTCAAGAAGTAA
- a CDS encoding GMC family oxidoreductase, with amino-acid sequence MPVPDPFREGLARGWTTYNGAELTQDLTLDANVAIIGSGAGGATTAEILSAAGYKVLLIEEGPLKTSNDFKLLEDQAYTSLYQEGLGRMSKDGAITILQGRAVGGTTLINWTSCFRTPEQTLEHWASEHDVKGHGPADMAPWFERMEQRLGVAPWLMPPNANNDVIRKGCERLGYSWHVIPRNVRGCWNLGYCGMGCPTNAKQSMLVTSIPAALDQGGALLYLARAERLTLRNDTVIDLQCVAMDERCVAPTGRRITVKARHYVLAGGAINSPALLLRSDAPDPHERLGKRTFLHLVNMSAGQFDEVINPFYGAPQSIYSDHFQWQDGVTGKMSYKLEVPPLHPALAATLLGGYGPENARHMAQLPYTHAMLALLRDGFHPDSPGGSVELRGDGTPVLDYPVSAYTWDGLRRAFHSMAEIQFAGGARAVMPMHGDARYVKTLAEARTLIDGLDLALFRTRLGSAHVMGGCAMGEDPKTAVTDSLGRHHQLSNLSVHDGSLFPTSIGANPQLSVYGLTAKLANSLAERLKNP; translated from the coding sequence ATGCCCGTACCCGATCCTTTTCGCGAAGGCCTTGCCCGTGGCTGGACCACCTACAACGGTGCCGAACTGACCCAGGACCTGACCCTGGACGCCAACGTGGCAATCATCGGCAGCGGCGCCGGGGGCGCCACCACCGCGGAAATCCTCAGCGCCGCGGGCTACAAGGTCCTGTTGATCGAGGAAGGCCCGCTCAAGACCAGTAACGACTTCAAGCTGCTCGAAGACCAGGCCTACACCAGCCTGTACCAGGAAGGCCTCGGACGGATGAGCAAGGACGGCGCCATCACCATCCTCCAAGGCCGGGCGGTGGGCGGCACGACACTGATCAACTGGACTTCCTGCTTCCGCACACCGGAACAGACGCTGGAACACTGGGCCTCGGAGCACGACGTCAAGGGGCATGGTCCCGCCGACATGGCCCCATGGTTCGAACGCATGGAGCAGCGCCTGGGCGTGGCGCCGTGGCTGATGCCGCCCAATGCCAACAACGACGTGATTCGCAAGGGCTGTGAACGGCTGGGGTACAGCTGGCACGTGATCCCGCGCAATGTGCGTGGCTGCTGGAACCTGGGTTATTGCGGCATGGGCTGCCCCACCAACGCCAAGCAGTCGATGCTGGTAACCAGCATTCCGGCCGCCCTGGACCAGGGTGGCGCGTTGCTTTACCTGGCGCGGGCCGAACGCCTGACCCTGCGCAACGATACGGTCATCGATCTGCAATGCGTGGCGATGGATGAGCGGTGCGTGGCTCCGACCGGACGGCGCATCACGGTCAAGGCGCGACACTACGTACTGGCCGGCGGCGCGATCAACAGCCCGGCCTTGCTGCTGCGCTCCGATGCGCCGGACCCCCACGAGCGCCTGGGCAAGCGTACCTTCCTGCACTTGGTGAATATGTCGGCCGGCCAGTTCGATGAGGTCATCAACCCGTTCTACGGAGCACCGCAATCGATTTACTCGGATCACTTCCAATGGCAGGACGGCGTCACTGGCAAAATGTCCTACAAACTCGAAGTCCCACCCCTGCACCCCGCCCTTGCCGCCACGTTGCTGGGCGGCTACGGCCCGGAGAATGCCCGGCACATGGCCCAACTGCCCTACACCCACGCGATGCTGGCGTTGCTACGGGACGGTTTTCACCCGGACAGCCCCGGCGGCAGCGTGGAATTGCGCGGCGACGGCACGCCAGTACTCGACTATCCGGTATCCGCCTACACCTGGGATGGCTTGCGCCGGGCTTTCCACAGCATGGCCGAGATTCAGTTCGCCGGCGGCGCCCGGGCGGTCATGCCGATGCACGGCGATGCCCGCTATGTGAAGACCCTGGCCGAAGCCCGGACGCTGATCGACGGCCTGGACCTTGCCCTGTTCCGTACTCGCCTGGGCAGCGCCCATGTCATGGGCGGCTGCGCCATGGGGGAGGACCCGAAAACCGCCGTCACCGACAGCCTCGGTCGTCATCACCAACTGAGCAACCTGTCGGTCCACGATGGCTCCCTGTTTCCCACCAGTATCGGTGCCAACCCACAATTGTCGGTGTACGGGCTGACGGCGAAACTGGCGAATTCCCTGGCCGAACGCCTGAAAAACCCATGA
- a CDS encoding twin-arginine translocation pathway signal protein, whose amino-acid sequence MNPSLTDTPALSRRGLLKFSLGASLFLSTVSLGACSPGHPGNGLAALRDSDLPFLRAVIPVMLEDAVSVEALPTATTATLQSLDTGLAHLSPATLRLARQLFDVLTLGITRGPLTGVWGAWENASADEIRHFLQRWENSSLDLLRQGHCSLLQMVMMAWYSRAEAWANCGYPGPPAV is encoded by the coding sequence ATGAACCCAAGCCTGACCGATACACCCGCGCTGTCCCGGCGCGGCCTGCTGAAATTCAGCCTCGGTGCCAGTCTCTTCCTGAGCACCGTCAGCCTGGGCGCGTGTTCACCCGGCCACCCAGGAAACGGCCTGGCGGCGCTGCGCGACAGCGACCTGCCGTTTCTGCGTGCGGTGATTCCGGTCATGCTGGAGGACGCCGTGAGCGTCGAGGCGCTCCCGACCGCCACGACCGCCACCCTGCAAAGCCTGGACACCGGCCTGGCTCATCTTTCCCCGGCCACGCTCAGGCTCGCCCGTCAGCTGTTCGACGTGCTTACGCTGGGCATTACCCGAGGGCCGCTGACCGGTGTCTGGGGTGCGTGGGAAAACGCCAGCGCCGATGAAATCCGACACTTTCTCCAGCGGTGGGAAAACAGTTCGCTGGACCTCCTGCGCCAAGGCCATTGTTCGTTGCTGCAAATGGTGATGATGGCGTGGTACAGCCGGGCCGAGGCCTGGGCGAACTGTGGCTATCCGGGCCCTCCCGCTGTCTGA